A single window of Onychostoma macrolepis isolate SWU-2019 chromosome 16, ASM1243209v1, whole genome shotgun sequence DNA harbors:
- the LOC131522481 gene encoding putative nuclease HARBI1, translating into MPASNSSLRPTSAAESAHFIQFNPESVPTPEFSKRPVRELHPDQSPESASALEYLPVPVPRKHFAVPAPREHNPNSESSPQRAPVPQFSPEENPVLKFTPKRAAIPNPRESSSQAASESYDYDMLDDMAVIDRCRLPRGEIVQLLNVIGPQLMHATRRNFALSPDVQLVAALRYDATGSFLQVLGDELGLSKASVSRAVQAVTYALLPPSAEHIQFPATRQAMSDIQEYFFLTHYHIPQVNGVIDGTLIPITTPSVDGHIYACHKGYPAINRQMICDHKCLITDIVARWPGSMHDSIIFSNSSVGQDDQNSQGQRISTEAISVANPVNNREADFNEAHRVAQSIVKHTLGRWKLCFRAIHKSSGGLLFVPQKCCAVITVTATLHNIAVWARVPLDIREEDEELEEENEDGMRPHDDQPRHVQYMAGFHARQQVIDTFFLL; encoded by the exons ATGCCAGCCTCAAACTCCAGTCTTCGACCTACTTCAGCCGCTGAGTCTGCTCATTTCATCCAGTTCAATCCAGAATCCGTCCCAACCCCAGAATTCAGTAAAAGGCCTGTACGAGAACTCCATCCAGACCAGAGTCCAGAGTCAGCTTCAGCCCTTGAGTACCTTCCAGTGCCTGTTCCACGTAAGCACTTTGCTGTGCCTGCTCCTCGAGAGCACAATCCCAATTCCGAGTCCAGCCCACAGAGGGCTCCAGTACCTCAGTTTAGCCCCGAGGAGAATCCAGTTCTTAAGTTTACCCCCAAGAGAGCTGCAATTCCCAATCCCAGAGAATCCAGTTCTCAA GCAGCATCAGAATCCTATGATTATGATATGCTTGATGATATGGCTGTCATTGACAGATGCCGTCTGCCACGAGGAGAAATAGTCCAACTGCTCAATGTCATTGGGCCTCAGCTGATGCATGCTACAAGGAGGAATTTTGCCTTGTCCCCTGATGTGCAACTCGTAGCTGCTCTGAGATACGATGCAACAGGCAGTTTCCTTCAGGTACTTGGCGATGAACTTGGACTAAGTAAAGCATCTGTGTCAAGAGCTGTACAAGCAGTCACCTATGCATTGCTTCCACCTTCTGCTGAACACATCCAATTTCCAGCAACAAGACAGGCCATGTCAGACATACaggagtatttttttttaactcattaCCATATACCACAAGTCAATGGAGTGATTGATGGTACTTTAATCCCCATCACTACACCATCTGTGGATGGCCATATATATGCATGCCACAAAGGTTATCCAGCAATCAACCGCCAGATGATCTGTGATCATAAGTGTTTGATCACAGACATTGTTGCAAGGTGGCCTGGGAGCATGCATGACTCCATTATCTTTAGCAACTCATCTGTGGGTCAAGATGACCAAAACTCGCAGGGACAGCGGATATCCACTGAGGCCATATCTGTTGCTAATCCTGTCAATAACAGGGAAGCAGATTTCAATGAGGCTCACCGTGTTGCCCAAAGTATTGTGAAGCACACTTTAGGGAGGTGGAAGCTATGCTTTCGGGCTATTCACAAGTCAAGTGGTGGTCTTCTCTTTGTGCCACAAAAGTGCTGTGCTGTAATAACAGTAACAGCTACATTGCACAACATTGCGGTGTGGGCAAGAGTGCCCTTGGACATCAGAGAGGAAGACGAAGAGCTGGAGGAAGAGAATGAAGATGGCATGAGACCTCATGATGACCAACCAAGACATGTTCAATACATGGCTGGGTTTCATGCACGCCAGCAAGTCATTGACACTTTTTTCCTCCTTTAA